A section of the Oryza sativa Japonica Group chromosome 1, ASM3414082v1 genome encodes:
- the LOC107280071 gene encoding uncharacterized protein, translated as MGGDPASKSWVNPCTVHPCRFPLLFACRSPICPFSSSECAIVVDEAPVTEEEPPTVSIIDVMPTNCALLFGSRKHLPKRKGNGCGL; from the exons atgggaggggatcctg CCTCAAAATCCTGGGTCAACCCCTGCACAGTGCACCCGTGCCGCTTTCCCTTGCTCTTTGCCTGTCGATCCCCCATCTGCCCCTTTTCTAGCAG TGAATGTGCCATTGTAGTTGATGAAGCTCCCGTAACTGAAGAAGAACCACCAACAGTTTCCATAATTGATGT GATGCCAACAAACTGTGCTCTCTTGTTCGGAAGCAGAAAGCACttgccaaaaagaaaaggaa ATGGCTGCGGTCTCTGA
- the LOC4326592 gene encoding uncharacterized protein: MALLCKLGLTTNVQIWQLGVDATRPQTEERIAFGDITNRLDVLQTTPLTPSNEVLHKREAANRRQRECRARKKAAAITPCSGTLMQPTTASLSMGSEVVNARLAETTKDAREERNRKQREYRQKKKLGLTNLDGSVSSLTPVQPANEERNRKQREYRARKKAESNIVSGSNSESTNHNVSPYGTTYSTVLQATSVLDKEAVDLDDPVDWLHRNDTYQRQCRKRKVVSIEHDQHSPILDGVTQDESIPVQAVHQDVPSSDYIEFDSRLFEPLLNNYDDEGNVELTQTCDVVDSDDEELQNKDDSYESYRLDIKGVNSVDTEDPYDYVYHNLPKKHHVLKKVANCKYCGAIRFQYEPPGFCCRQGKITVATPLVPLELVRLFTSQVDNDANYFRKHIRYFNSHFSFTSLGVTLDHNVSTAAGTGVYTFQVHGALYHRLDNLVPGSHGPRHMQLYFYDTEEDTDLAHRANRSPDLDINLVRIILRILADNPYVETFNRVGSMPNLDDYKIEINTNVTPDQRRYNAPTTSQVAAIWLEGDDPVRTFDRHVMVHAKGEKPSYIKAYNGCYDLLAYPLFNPNGETGWNVKMPYETPNNIPDGMNIDAPSAAPMGGNVHVSEENTFGEPPENDDVGNTLYDEDTNEVDNRSCKRKKDRFVTAREYYCFRLQGVVNVINSGETRGKEVGKRIVLPRSFPGGDRDMQRWFLNAMALVQRFGRPYYFITMTCNPNWEEITENLYPGQQPQDRPDLVARVFRAKLRDMLDLFTKKKYYGEVQAYAHVTEFQKRGLPHEHILLIMKPGSKLTNLDGYDKVICAEIPDKEKYPVLHRLVIKHMLHGPCENDDVGNTLYDEDTNEVDNRSCKRKKDRFVTAREYYCFRLQGVVNVINSGETRGKEVGKRIVLPRSFPGGDRDMQRWFLNAMALVQRFGRPYYFITMTCNPNWEEITENLYPGQQPQDRPDLVARVFRAKLRDMLDLFTKKKYYGEVQAYAHVTEFQKRGLPHEHILLIMKPGSKLTNLDGYDKVICAEIPDKEKYPVLHRLVIKHMLHGPCENDDVGNTLYDEDTNEVDNRSCKRKKDRFVTAREYYCFRLQGVVNVINSGETRGKEVGKRIVLPRSFPGGDRDMQRWFLNAMALVQRFGRPYYFITMTCNPNWEEITENLYPGQQPQDRPDLVARVFRAKLRDMLDLFTKKKYYGEVQAYAHVTEFQKRGLPHEHILLIMKPGSKLTNLDGYDKVICAEIPDKEKYPVLHRLVIKHMLHGPCGHDCASFSVDPSGEINEIRQYRDARYVSPPEAIYRILGFPLFGIYPAVLQLQLHLPNMQYVAYDESGNLEDVVNKPSNKKTTLTEFFEMNRKDPKARKLLYKEFLEHYRWVAGKNVWQKRKTKTCQVGRIVYAHPAEGERYYLRVLLNHVRGPTSHEHLRTVCGITYSTCREACEKSGLVETDMSHDDCLSEAATFQMPYALRRLFVTILAYCEVTDICALWHKHKESMSEDYARDNPNPMSVEQMVLRDIRDTLHSMGKDISDYGLPELTDTYVFSNDTPIKVREEQSVPIDPEHLDIYKSLNDEQRAGFDDIIQHVIKKKSQVFFVDGPGGTGKTFLYKALLARVRSDGLIAIATATSGIAASILLGGRTAHSRFKIPIKLAHNSMCNFTKQSGTADLLRRASLIIWDEAAMTKRQAVETLDRSLQDIMDNTLPFGGKVIVFGGDFRQVLPVVTRGTRAQITDATLQRSYLWKNIRKISLSHNMRAQSDPWFSDYLLRIGNGTKNTIVDDYVRLPDEIVIGYLDNEDSVNTLIEYVFPSLDDERNTTSVEYMSTRAILSTKNDFVDKLNMKMIDRFPGKEKIYHSFDSIDDDTQNSYPLDFLNTITPNGLPPHELKVKVNCPVILLRNLDPNNGLCNRTRLMVRTFQDNVIDAEIVGGQRANKRVFIPRIPLSPSDDISLPFKFKRKQFPIRLSFAMTINKSQGQTIPNVGIYLPEPIFSHGQLYIAFSRGVSRQTTRILAKPKKEVDLAGKSTRNIVYKDILDW; this comes from the exons ATGGCACTACTATGCAAGCTAGGATTAACCACTAATGTACAAATTTGGCAATTAGGTGTTGACGCAACGAGGCCACAAACTGAAGAGCGTATTGCATTCGGAGATATTACCAACAGACTAGATGTATTGCAAACGACACCTTTAACACCTTCCAATGAGGTATTACATAAGCGGGAAGCAGCTAACCGAAGACAACGTGAATGTCGTGCAAGGAAAAAGGCTGCAGCAATTACCCCGTGTTCTGGTACACTGATGCAACCAACAACTGCTTCTCTTTCTATGGGAAGTGAAGTTGTCAATGCCCGGCTAGCTGAAACTACCAAAGATGCCAGAGAGGAAAGGAACCGTAAGCAACGTGAATATCGCCAAAAGAAGAAGCTGGGGTTAACTAATCTTGATGGGAGTGTGAGCTCTTTAACACCCGTCCAACCAGCAAATGAGGAAAGGAACAGAAAGCAACGTGAATACCGTGCGAGGAAGAAGGCTGAGTCAAACATTGTTAGCGGATCAAATTCTGAATCAACCAATCATAATG TTTCACCATATGGAACGACATATTCTACCGTTTTGCAAGCAACAAGTGTATTAGACAAGGAAGCTGTTGATCTAGATGATCCTGTGGATTGGCTTCACAGAAATGATACCTACCAAAGACAATGTAGGAAGAGGAAAGTAGTTAGCATTGAACATGACCAACACTCACCCATCCTAG ATGGAGTTACACAAGACGAAAGTATACCTGTCCAAGCTGTTCATCAGGATGTTCCAAGTTCCGATTACATTGAATTCGATAGTAGACTATTCGAACCTCTACTAAACAATTATGACGACGAAG GTAATGTCGAACTGACGCAGACATGTGACGTCGTGGATAGTGATGATGAGGAATTGCAAAATAAAG ACGATAGTTACGAGTCATATCGCTTGGATATCAAGGGTGTTAATTCTGTTGATACTGAAGATCCATACGATTATGTTTATCATAACCTGCCAAAGAAACATCATGTGTTAAAAAAAGTGGCTAATTGTAAGTACTGTGGGGCGATTAGGTTTCAGTACGAGCCCCCTGGATTCTGCTGCAGGCAAGGGAAGATAACAGTAGCCACTCCATTGGTCCCCCTTGAGTTGGTACGCCTGTTTACAAGCCAGGTTGATAATGATGCGAATTACTTTAGAAAACATATTCGTTACTTCAACTCACATTTCTCATTCACAAGTCTTGGAGTGACCCTTGACCACAACGTGAGCACTGCTGCAGGCACCGGTGTATATACATTTCAAGTGCACGGTGCATTGTACCATCGTTTAGATAATTTGGTGCCAGGTTCTCATGGTCCACGTCATATGCAGTTGTACTTCTACGATACGGAAGAAGACACTGATCTTGCACACAGAGCAAATAGGTCCCCTGATCTTGATATCAACCTTGTGCGAATCATCCTAAGAATCTTGGCGGATAACCCATATGTTGAGACTTTTAACCGAGTCGGTAGCATGCCAAATCTAGATGACTATAAGATTGAGATCAACACGAATGTCACCCCTGACCAACGAAGATATAATGCTCCTACAACATCCCAAGTTGCTGCTATCTGGCTAGAAGGGGATGATCCGGTTAGAACTTTTGATAGGCATGTGATGGTGCATGCCAAAGGGGAGAAACCTAGCTATATCAAAGCATACAATGGTTGCTATGACCTGTTGGCGTATCCTTTATTTAACCCTAACGGCGAAACCGGATGGAATGTCAAAATGCCGTACGAAACACCCAACAATATTCCTGATGGTATGAACATTGATGCACCAAGTGCTGCACCAATGGGTGGTAATGTACATGTCAGTGAAGAAAACACTTTTGGCGAGCCTCCGG AGAATGATGACGTTGGCAATACTTTATACGATGAAGACACTAATGAGGTGGATAACAGGTCATGCAAGCGGAAGAAAGATAGATTTGTCACTGCAAGAGAGTACTATTGCTTTAGGCTACAG GGTGTCGTCAACGTGATCAATTCTGGAGAGACAAGGGGTAAAGAGGTAGGAAAGAGGATTGTTCTACCTCGGTCTTTTCCTGGTGGCGATCGCGACATGCAGCGGTGGTTTCTTAATGCAATGGCTCTTGTCCAACGTTTCGGGAGACCATACTACTTCATCACGATGACCTGCAATCCAAATTGGGAGGAGATAACAGAAAATCTCTATCCTGGCCAACAGCCGCAAGATCGACCGGACCTTGTTGCAAGGGTATTCAGGGCCAAGCTACGAGACATGTTAGATTTGTTCACCAAGAAAAAGTATTACGGTGAGGTTCAGGCATATGCTCATGTTACCGAGTTTCAGAAGCGGGGCCTCCCACATGAACATATCCTATTAATCATGAAGCCAGGTAGCAAGTTAACAAACCTAGATGGTTATGATAAAGTTATATGTGCAGAGATACCAGACAAGGAAAAATACCCCGTGCTACATCGTCTGGTCATAAAGCATATGTTGCATGGGCCGTGCG AGAATGATGACGTTGGCAATACTTTATACGATGAAGACACTAATGAGGTGGATAACAGGTCATGCAAGCGGAAGAAAGATAGATTTGTCACTGCAAGAGAGTACTATTGCTTTAGGCTACAG GGTGTCGTCAACGTGATCAATTCTGGAGAGACAAGGGGTAAAGAGGTAGGAAAGAGGATTGTTCTACCTCGGTCTTTTCCTGGTGGCGATCGCGACATGCAGCGGTGGTTTCTTAATGCAATGGCTCTTGTCCAACGTTTCGGGAGACCATACTACTTCATCACGATGACCTGCAATCCAAATTGGGAGGAGATAACAGAAAATCTCTATCCTGGCCAACAGCCGCAAGATCGACCGGACCTTGTTGCAAGGGTATTCAGGGCCAAGCTACGAGACATGTTAGATTTGTTCACCAAGAAAAAGTATTACGGTGAGGTTCAGGCATATGCTCACGTTACCGAGTTTCAGAAGCGGGGCCTCCCACATGAACATATCCTATTAATCATGAAGCCAGGTAGCAAGTTAACAAACCTAGATGGTTATGATAAAGTTATATGTGCAGAGATACCAGACAAGGAAAAATACCCCGTGCTACATCGTCTGGTCATAAAGCATATGTTGCATGGGCCGTGCG AGAATGATGACGTTGGCAATACTTTATACGATGAAGACACTAATGAGGTGGATAACAGGTCATGCAAGCGGAAGAAAGATAGATTTGTCACTGCAAGAGAGTACTATTGCTTTAGGCTACAG GGTGTCGTCAACGTGATCAATTCTGGAGAGACAAGGGGTAAAGAGGTAGGAAAGAGGATTGTTCTACCTCGGTCTTTTCCTGGTGGCGATCGCGACATGCAGCGGTGGTTTCTTAATGCAATGGCTCTTGTCCAACGTTTCGGGAGACCATACTACTTCATCACGATGACCTGCAATCCAAATTGGGAGGAGATAACAGAAAATCTCTATCCTGGCCAACAGCCGCAAGATCGACCGGACCTTGTTGCAAGGGTATTCAGGGCCAAGCTACGAGACATGTTAGATTTGTTCACCAAGAAAAAGTATTACGGTGAGGTTCAGGCATATGCTCACGTTACCGAGTTTCAGAAGCGGGGCCTCCCACATGAACATATCCTATTAATCATGAAGCCAGGTAGCAAGTTAACAAACCTAGATGGTTATGATAAAGTTATATGTGCAGAGATACCAGACAAGGAAAAATACCCCGTGCTACATCGTCTGGTCATAAAGCATATGTTGCATGGGCCGTGCG GACATGACTGTGCGTCGTTCTCAGTCGATCCATCTGGAGAAATCAATGAGATACGGCAGTATAGAGATGCCAGATATGTTTCACCGCCAGAGGCTATATATAGGATTCTTGGTTTTCCACTATTCGGTATATATCCGGCGGTTTTACAGCTACAGCTTCATTTGCCAAACATGCAATATGTTGCATATGATGAGTCTGGTAATCTTGAGGATGTCGTGAACAAACCATCTAACAAAAAGACAACACTTACAGAGTTTTTTGAAATGAATCGCAAAGACCCGAAGGCAAGAAAGTTACTGTACAAGGAGTTTCTGGAGCACTATAGATGGGTTGCAGGGAAAAATGTAtggcagaaaagaaaaaccaagaCTTGCCAGGTTGGACGGATCGTGTATGCGCACCCGGCGGAGGGAGAAAGATACTATCTTAGGGTGCTTCTGAACCATGTTAGAGGTCCAACCTCGCATGAGCATCTAAGAACAGTATGTGGAATCACTTACTCCACTTGTAGAGAAGCATGCGAGAAGAGTGGGCTTGTTGAGACAGACATGTCACATGATGACTGCTTGAGCGAGGCTGCAACTTTCCAAATGCCATATGCACTCCGTCGCTTGTTTGTGACTATACTTGCCTATTGTGAGGTTACTGATATATGTGCTTTGTGGCACAAACATAAGGAGTCAATGTCTGAAGATTATGCCCGAGATAATCCCAACCCGATGTCAGTAGAGCAGATGGTGCTTAGAGACATACGGGATACACTTCATTCCATGGGAAAGGATATCTCAGACTATGGTCTTCCTGAGTTGACTGATACAT ATGTTTTTTCCAACGACACACCGATTAAAGTCAGAGAGGAGCAGTCTGTGCCAATTGACCCAGAGCATCTAGATATATACAAATCTCTGAACGATGAGCAACGTGCAGGGTTTGATGACATCATACAACATGTGATTAAGAAGAAGAGTCAGGTTTTTTTCGTTGATGGTCCAGGTGGCACTGGAAAAACATTCCTTTACAAGGCACTACTTGCTAGGGTGCGATCTGATGGGTTAATAGCCATTGCAACCGCGACATCTGGTATCGCAGCGTCGATATTGCTCGGAGGACGTACTGCTCACTCGAGGTTTAAAATTCCAATCAAGCTTGCTCATAATAGCATGTGTAACTTCACAAAGCAGAGTGGCACCGCAGACCTACTTCGCAGGGCATCCTTGATTATTTGGGATGAAGCTGCAATGACAAAGCGTCAGGCAGTTGAGACCCTTGATAGATCCCTACAAGATATTATGGACAATACGTTGCCATTTGGAGGAAAGGTCATTGTATTTGGTGGTGATTTTAGACAAGTTCTTCCTGTGGTGACACGTGGGACAAGGGCACAGATAACTGATGCTACCTTGCAGAGATCTTATTTATGGAAGAATATAAGGAAGATAAGCCTTTCGCATAACATGAGGGCACAATCTGATCCTTGGTTTTCAGATTATCTACTTAGGATTGGAAACGGGACTAAAAACACGATCGTAGATGATTACGTCCGTCTGCCTGATGAAATTGTCATTGGTTATTTGGACAATGAAGATTCAGTGAACACATTGATTGAATATGTGTTCCCCTCGCTTGATGATGAGAGAAATACGACCTCCGTGGAATATATGAGCACACGGGCCATCCTCTCAACAAAAAATGATTTCGTGGATAAGCTAAACATGAAGATGATTGATAGGTTTCCTGGAAAGGAAAAGATTTACCACAGCTTTGATTCAATCGATGATGATACCCAAAATAGCTACCCTTTGGACTTTCTGAACACGATCACTCCAAATGGCCTCCCTCCCCATGAGCTTAAAGTGAAGGTCAACTGTCCTGTTATTCTCCTCCGCAACCTTGATCCTAACAATGGTCTATGCAACAGAACAAGACTAATGGTTAGGACATTTCAAGACAATGTAATTGACGCTGAGATTGTTGGTGGACAGCGCGCCAACAAAAGGGTATTCATCCCACGGATCCCATTGTCTCCCTCTGATGATATATCTCTTCCTTTCAAATTCAAGAGGAAGCAATTTCCAATCCGTCTCAGTTTTGCAATGACCATAAATAAATCACAAGGACAAACTATCCCAAATGTTGGGATCTATCTTCCAGAACCCATATTTTCACATGGTCAGTTATACATCGCATTCTCAAGGGGTGTGTCACGACAAACAACAAGGATTTTGGCTAAGCCTAAGAAAGAGGTTGACCTTGCAGGGAAGAGCACCAGGAATATTGTCTATAAAGACATTCTTGACTGGTGA